The Peromyscus eremicus chromosome 2, PerEre_H2_v1, whole genome shotgun sequence genome includes the window TTTGGTTTCATGACCTCCCTCATCTATGGAATCCAAACCAGTTCATCTGATAGAGTTTGGGGGTCAAGTTTTAGTTATCGAATTGCAGAGAAGTCAAGGGTAATTGTTGGTCAGGAGGACTAAGGTACAGAGGAACACAAACAAGATGTTCTGGTTTCCTTCTGTACAGCATGCTGGCTATACATCCAGAGGAGTACTATCTCATGGAGAGAAGTAAGATTTTATCATCACTGAACACGAACTACAAGATGGCTGCATCAACTCATCTCTTAAGTCTAAGCAGTACACATTGCTTCAGTATTATTTCCAACCAAGTCCAGGTGTGTTATATTTATGGTGTACAGAATGAGTTTAGAAGCATCAAAAAGTTTTCAAAAGATCATGTGGCTGACACATAAGATTAAACATGTACAGTCAAAAATTTAttgaatagaagaaataaattaacaATAACGGTTTGATAatttaaaggaaatataaaattttatggtattgaaaaataacaaaaatcatgtAGATACACAAACAAGCAGaagaactaataaataaaataaataaataaataaactaacaaataaaacttaagaaTCAATAAGCAAATTCCCTAACTTATCAACACAATATAACCCAATATTAGGATAACTATCCAGGCAAGTTGAATCAATGAGGTCAAAGTCAAAGAGGTCTTGGAGAAGGCCAAATCTGGGCAGTGAGTTTCAGGATCCTAGCCCAGGAGAGTCCTCTCCACTTTGGCTCAGGACTTACTCCTTCTCCTTAGTCAGTCCTGCCAGCAGCTTGGCATAGGAAGACAGGGTTCTCCTGACTTCTGCTCTGACCACCTCCCAGGCACAGGggctgtgtttcttctccttcaggtAGACAGTGATCCTTTGGAAGTAGTTCCTCACAGCCACCAGGGAGTCTTCCTGGCTCAGAGAAGGTTCCTGCACCTCACCCTGCTCCATCAGACAGGCTTGCAGGTCTTTGAGCTGGTGGTGGAGGCCAGTGCAGAATGTGTCTAGGAGGCTTGTCTCCCAAGCAGCAGATGAGTTCTTTGAGCTGAAGAGGATCAGGACCTGCTGGGTCAGCTCCTGCAGGACAGAGATGGCCTGGGCCTTCTGGATCTGCTGGGCATCCACCTTCTCCAGAGGGAATGCAAAGTCCATTCTGTCCttcaggcaggagagaggggagagtctCCTCATTTGTGCCAGGAGTGTGGAGGCTCTCTTGTTCCTGAGGTGATGAGTCTGAGGCAGGTCACATCCTAGACAGCAGCTTGACCAGGAGTGCATCACCACCAGGAATGTCAGCAGAGCACAGGGCCTGGCCATTGTGAATGTGGCAGATGCTGCTGGTCCTCTGGGCTCTGTAGTGCTGACCCTTCTCCTCTGAGTTCTCTGAAGTCCTTCCTGGTTGGGTCCATGTGTCTTAAATAAGAGAAAGCACTAGGTTCCATTTTCTGATTGCCCTCCCATTACTCTCCCATGtacttttcactttctttcaGTCATTCTCTGCTTGTGTCTGGCCATTTTTTCCCCCGCcatttttgtttccattattGCTTCCACTTTCAATGTTCCCCTCAACAAACCTTCTCTAGGGTTTATTCCTGACAGAAACTGGTTGATATTTATATTACAGATATACATCTCCTGTGTGAAATCACTCAGTTGTAAATCATAAAACCTTACATCCAATAATTGTCCTGAAAATTTCTTGAATTTCATGCTGCAATTGAATTATGTGggtcatatttatattttaatatacctatttaaattataatgtcaattatttttcagatttttttgtgAGTCTACAGGTGTTATTTTAAGCAAAGGCACATGTCAAAATCTTATCTATTTTGTTTAGGGCTGCAAGGGTGAGTTATTTTTACTAGTTGTCTTAATAGTGTTCAATACTAAAgtttatgaaaaattaaatttggcTTTTATTGTATATTAGGTATTTCTTGAATGATCATTTGGAGGTTGGTATGGCACAATCAATAAGAGATTCCTGATCAAGATTGACATATTCAtgttgatccctggaactcatggtGGGAGCAGAAAACTGACTCATGGAAGTTGTTCTCTCACTCCACATGCCTGCTGTGGCATGATCtttgctgcacacacacatgtgttcacAAAAACTCATAAAATTTATCATCTATGGTTTGCTCTAAGGAAACATTTCAACCTTATTCTTGACACAATTGTTTTATTTGTCCTTAGGATGGAAAGGGATGCCGACCTGGCCTGTGGGTTTCTTGAACTGTTTAGTATTCCAGGAGACCATTGGTCTGAAAGAGAAAAGTTGGGGCTTCTCTCTGTTATAGGCATTGTGACCTCTACAGTTAACAGAGTGTCTATGAAATTTCTCCCTCTCATGGACCAGTTTTGTCAGCCATGGGGTTGTGCTTCGCAGTTCCTTCAAAGTCAGGATCCGTGGATACATCTCCCTTTCTGCTCACCATTCCTATATTGATGATTTTTCCACCAATGACAGTTAACCAAAGCAGAATGCACACTCTTTCTAGCTGTGTGTGAGTTTA containing:
- the LOC131904995 gene encoding interferon alpha-12-like, translated to MARPCALLTFLVVMHSWSSCCLGCDLPQTHHLRNKRASTLLAQMRRLSPLSCLKDRMDFAFPLEKVDAQQIQKAQAISVLQELTQQVLILFSSKNSSAAWETSLLDTFCTGLHHQLKDLQACLMEQGEVQEPSLSQEDSLVAVRNYFQRITVYLKEKKHSPCAWEVVRAEVRRTLSSYAKLLAGLTKEKE